The following are encoded together in the Pseudodesulfovibrio indicus genome:
- the mazG gene encoding nucleoside triphosphate pyrophosphohydrolase, whose product MSDNLHDAPARAMKELLGVIDALIAPDGCPWDREQTPLSLCDYLVEEAFELIEGIRTGDKKEAMEELGDVMFILLFIATLYERAGDHTLADSINHSTAKMIRRHPHVFGDKQFEDIKELWDNWERTKREENKGTDRKRVFDSLPSGLPPLLKAYRINSKAARNGFTWDSDEAVEAQFEREREEWREALASGDPEASEREFGDCLFTLVELGRRKGIKANAALDFANQKFLARFGKMEELAEMRGASLSDMSLDEMNRLWDEVKDWENG is encoded by the coding sequence ATGAGCGACAATTTGCATGACGCCCCGGCACGGGCCATGAAGGAACTGCTCGGCGTCATCGACGCCCTGATCGCGCCCGACGGCTGCCCCTGGGACCGGGAGCAGACCCCGCTGAGCCTCTGCGACTACCTGGTGGAGGAGGCCTTCGAGCTCATCGAGGGCATCCGGACCGGCGACAAGAAGGAGGCCATGGAGGAACTGGGAGACGTCATGTTCATCCTCCTGTTCATCGCCACCCTCTACGAGCGCGCCGGGGACCACACCCTGGCCGACTCCATCAACCACAGCACGGCCAAGATGATCCGCCGCCACCCCCACGTCTTCGGGGACAAGCAGTTCGAGGACATCAAGGAGCTGTGGGACAACTGGGAACGGACCAAGCGCGAGGAGAACAAGGGCACCGACCGGAAGCGGGTCTTCGACTCCCTGCCCTCGGGGCTGCCGCCCCTGCTCAAGGCATACCGCATCAATTCCAAAGCCGCCCGCAACGGGTTCACCTGGGATTCGGACGAGGCCGTGGAGGCGCAGTTCGAACGGGAGCGCGAGGAATGGCGCGAGGCCCTGGCCTCGGGCGACCCAGAAGCCTCGGAGCGGGAATTCGGCGACTGTCTCTTCACCCTGGTGGAGCTGGGGCGGCGCAAAGGGATCAAGGCCAACGCGGCGCTCGACTTCGCCAACCAGAAGTTCCTGGCCCGGTTCGGCAAGATGGAGGAGCTGGCCGAGATGCGCGGCGCCTCCCTGTCCGACATGAGCCTGGACGAGATGAACCGCCTCTGGGACGAAGTGAAGGATTGGGAAAACGGTTAG
- the qrcC gene encoding menaquinone reductase iron-sulfur cluster-binding subunit QrcC: MQMKEFKIKWGMVIDIDKCTGCGACMVGCQVENNIAPMTKSDPYNYVQALTKPRDDASNKLRTLTWMNVYELSNGKAFPEHETAYLPRPCMQCGNPACVPVCPVVATDKNEEGGIVSQIYPRCIGCRYCMAACPYHARYFNWWDPLWPEGMDKGLSPSVSVRPRGVVEKCNFCHSRYLDAKNKARLDGEDPMNLADGAYNTACAEICPTKAITFGDLNNPEHAVHELAKSPNAFRLLEKLGLHPQVYYMSEREWVRKQGDNYNADAGGHH, from the coding sequence ATGCAAATGAAAGAATTCAAAATCAAGTGGGGCATGGTCATTGATATTGACAAGTGCACCGGCTGCGGCGCCTGCATGGTCGGCTGCCAGGTGGAGAACAATATCGCTCCCATGACCAAAAGCGACCCCTATAACTATGTCCAGGCGCTGACCAAGCCCCGTGACGACGCGTCCAACAAGCTTCGGACCCTGACCTGGATGAACGTGTACGAGCTGTCCAACGGCAAGGCCTTCCCCGAGCACGAGACCGCCTACCTGCCGCGTCCCTGCATGCAGTGCGGCAACCCGGCCTGCGTGCCCGTGTGCCCGGTCGTGGCCACGGACAAGAACGAGGAGGGCGGCATCGTCTCCCAGATCTACCCCCGTTGCATCGGCTGTAGATACTGCATGGCTGCCTGTCCCTACCACGCTCGTTACTTCAACTGGTGGGATCCGCTCTGGCCGGAAGGCATGGACAAGGGCCTCAGCCCGTCCGTCTCCGTCCGTCCGCGCGGTGTGGTCGAGAAGTGCAACTTCTGCCACTCCCGCTACCTGGACGCCAAGAACAAGGCCCGCCTCGACGGCGAGGACCCGATGAATCTGGCCGACGGCGCGTACAACACCGCCTGTGCCGAGATTTGCCCGACCAAGGCCATCACCTTCGGCGACCTGAACAACCCCGAACACGCGGTTCACGAACTCGCCAAGAGCCCGAACGCGTTCCGTCTGCTCGAGAAGCTGGGCCTGCATCCCCAGGTCTACTACATGTCCGAGCGTGAATGGGTCCGCAAGCAGGGCGACAACTACAACGCCGACGCCGGCGGACACCACTAG
- a CDS encoding mannose-1-phosphate guanylyltransferase/mannose-6-phosphate isomerase — protein MTDTDTVRPALAGDCHAIILAGGSGTRLWPLSRNLLPKQLLVLDGTTTLLQQTVSRVLEMFPPDHVWVVTNEEHVFEVRKQVSVLDARLETQVLAEPLGRNTLPAIMLGLDRVVEVNPKALAAVFPSDHLIRNGEAWAADLVRASELAADKRFVTFGVKPDKPETGYGYIALGEDLGGNAFAVRGFVEKPDLRTAEGFVREGSHLWNSGMFLFSAKLFLSQVARFEPVLWDWWMRRDETPLVRGYRDIPDISVDYGVVEKIDNITAVRAGFDWDDLGSWEAMYRLGEKDASGNVVKGDVLAMGCSGCLLISEGGKLAVSGLSNMIMVQTRDATLACPMDRVQTVRDVVAALKAEGSSLVESHPTVYRPWGNYTVLEEGPHYKIKRIQVNPGARLSSQMHHHRSEHWVVVDGTAEVEVNNVPVILVENQSVDIPKASQHRLANPGKVPLDIIEIQSGPYLEEDDIVRFDDVYGRVQK, from the coding sequence ATGACCGATACCGATACCGTCCGACCCGCCCTGGCCGGGGACTGCCACGCCATCATCCTCGCGGGCGGCTCCGGGACGCGGCTGTGGCCGCTCTCCCGCAACCTCCTGCCCAAGCAGCTGCTGGTCCTGGACGGGACCACGACCCTGCTGCAGCAGACCGTTTCCCGCGTGCTGGAGATGTTCCCGCCCGACCACGTCTGGGTGGTGACCAACGAGGAGCACGTCTTCGAGGTCCGCAAGCAGGTTTCCGTGCTGGACGCGCGGCTGGAGACCCAGGTACTGGCCGAGCCGCTGGGCCGCAATACGCTGCCCGCCATCATGCTCGGCCTGGACAGGGTGGTGGAGGTCAATCCCAAGGCCCTGGCCGCCGTGTTCCCGTCCGACCACCTGATCCGCAACGGCGAAGCGTGGGCCGCTGACCTGGTCCGGGCCTCGGAGCTGGCCGCGGACAAGCGGTTCGTGACCTTCGGGGTCAAGCCGGACAAGCCGGAGACCGGGTACGGTTACATCGCCCTGGGCGAGGATCTGGGCGGCAACGCCTTTGCCGTGCGCGGGTTCGTGGAGAAACCCGACCTGCGCACCGCCGAGGGGTTCGTGCGCGAGGGCTCCCACCTCTGGAACAGCGGCATGTTCCTGTTCTCGGCCAAGCTCTTCCTGAGCCAGGTGGCCCGGTTCGAGCCGGTCCTGTGGGACTGGTGGATGCGTCGCGACGAGACGCCGCTCGTCAGGGGGTACAGGGATATCCCCGATATTTCGGTAGACTACGGGGTGGTCGAGAAGATCGACAACATCACCGCAGTCCGCGCGGGTTTCGACTGGGACGACCTGGGCAGTTGGGAGGCCATGTACCGCCTCGGTGAAAAGGACGCGAGCGGCAACGTGGTCAAGGGCGACGTCCTGGCCATGGGCTGCAGCGGCTGCCTGCTCATCAGCGAGGGCGGCAAGCTGGCCGTCTCGGGCCTATCCAATATGATCATGGTCCAGACCCGGGACGCGACCCTGGCCTGTCCCATGGACCGGGTCCAGACCGTGCGCGACGTGGTGGCCGCCCTGAAGGCCGAAGGCAGCAGCCTGGTGGAGAGCCATCCCACCGTGTACCGCCCGTGGGGCAACTACACCGTGCTCGAGGAGGGGCCGCACTACAAGATCAAGCGCATCCAGGTGAACCCAGGGGCGCGGCTCAGTTCGCAGATGCATCATCACCGCAGCGAACACTGGGTGGTGGTGGACGGGACCGCCGAGGTCGAGGTGAACAACGTCCCGGTGATCCTGGTCGAAAACCAGTCCGTGGACATCCCCAAGGCTTCCCAGCATCGGCTGGCAAATCCCGGAAAGGTCCCGCTGGACATCATCGAGATACAGAGCGGTCCGTATCTCGAAGAGGACGACATCGTCCGGTTCGACGACGTTTACGGGCGCGTGCAGAAATAG
- a CDS encoding DODA-type extradiol aromatic ring-opening family dioxygenase, producing the protein MNETKRNHAVIYLSHGAGPLPLLGDERHAEMVDNLRVLASSIEKPSAILVVSAHWEAATPAVTVGSRPPLLYDYYDFPPESYEITYPAPGDDALSAEVRERLALSGMDCGEERERGFDHGLFVPLKIMYPEADIPCVQLSLIKGLDPSAHLALGSALAGIDRENLLILGSGFSFHNMRAFFMPDTEETVAANQEFQAWLAETCSDPSLSEDQRRERLARWESAPHARYCHPREEHLLPLHVCVGAAGRPSSQWFGPTIFGKAATTVLWQPA; encoded by the coding sequence ATGAACGAAACGAAACGAAACCACGCCGTGATCTACCTCTCCCACGGCGCGGGGCCGCTCCCCCTGCTGGGGGACGAGCGCCACGCCGAGATGGTGGACAACCTCCGCGTCCTCGCGAGCAGCATCGAAAAGCCCTCGGCCATCCTCGTCGTCAGCGCCCACTGGGAGGCCGCGACGCCCGCCGTAACCGTGGGCAGCCGCCCTCCGCTGCTCTACGACTACTACGACTTCCCGCCGGAATCCTACGAGATCACCTATCCCGCGCCCGGCGACGACGCGCTGTCCGCCGAGGTTCGGGAACGGTTGGCCCTAAGCGGCATGGACTGCGGCGAGGAGCGGGAGCGGGGCTTCGACCACGGCCTGTTCGTCCCGCTGAAGATCATGTACCCCGAGGCCGACATCCCCTGCGTCCAGCTTTCCCTGATCAAGGGACTGGACCCGTCCGCCCACCTGGCCCTTGGCAGCGCCCTGGCCGGGATCGACCGGGAGAACCTGCTCATCCTCGGGTCCGGGTTCTCCTTCCACAACATGCGCGCCTTCTTCATGCCCGACACCGAGGAAACGGTCGCGGCCAACCAAGAGTTCCAGGCGTGGCTGGCCGAGACCTGCTCGGACCCGTCCCTGAGCGAGGATCAGCGGCGGGAGCGGCTCGCCCGCTGGGAATCCGCGCCCCATGCCCGGTACTGCCACCCGCGCGAAGAGCACCTGCTGCCCCTGCACGTGTGCGTCGGCGCGGCGGGCCGTCCAAGCAGCCAGTGGTTCGGGCCGACCATCTTCGGCAAGGCGGCGACCACGGTTCTTTGGCAGCCCGCCTGA
- the rfbC gene encoding dTDP-4-dehydrorhamnose 3,5-epimerase — MQVHKTEFPGLLVLVPQVFQDERGFFLESYSEQRFREIGIDSSFVQDNHAYSKDVGVLRGFHFQTPPKAQAKLVWVTRGAVLDVVVDLRKGSPTYGKSERIILSAANFKRLFVPRGFGHAYVTLMPDTEFQYKVDAPYSPANEGGILWDDPSIAMDWQSALQGREPVLSEKDRRLPTLAEFDSPFVFEG, encoded by the coding sequence ATGCAGGTCCACAAGACGGAATTCCCCGGACTGCTCGTCCTGGTTCCCCAAGTGTTTCAGGATGAGCGCGGCTTTTTCCTCGAAAGCTACAGCGAGCAGCGGTTCAGGGAGATCGGCATTGATTCCTCGTTTGTGCAGGACAACCACGCCTATTCCAAGGACGTGGGGGTGCTGCGCGGTTTTCATTTCCAGACTCCGCCCAAGGCCCAGGCCAAGCTGGTCTGGGTGACCAGGGGCGCGGTCCTGGACGTGGTGGTGGACCTGCGCAAGGGTTCCCCGACCTACGGGAAGAGCGAACGGATCATCCTGAGCGCCGCCAACTTCAAGCGGCTGTTCGTGCCGCGCGGCTTCGGCCATGCCTACGTGACGCTCATGCCGGACACCGAATTCCAGTACAAGGTGGACGCGCCGTATTCCCCGGCCAACGAAGGGGGCATCCTCTGGGACGACCCCTCCATCGCCATGGACTGGCAGAGCGCCCTCCAGGGCAGGGAGCCCGTCCTTTCGGAAAAGGACAGGCGGCTGCCGACCCTGGCCGAGTTCGATTCGCCATTCGTTTTCGAGGGCTGA
- a CDS encoding ADP-ribosylglycohydrolase family protein: MPDKTTQDRAAGALMGAFIGDALGLGPHWYYDLEAMHRDYGEWIDGYTDPMPGRYHDGMKAGQLSQSGFILKLTAGSLVDRGGYDQADFCRRMDEELFPLLNGEPANGPGGYTSQSIREAWRRRVEQGLPWGETAGHADTTEAIERTLAIAVRYALDPAGLADAVARNAALTQGDDVVLSMTVAYCSVLALLVRGNALDPTISDKLMELVKKGVLPFHAVTREGLKPPRPGDPDPPRAGRFASPDALLSPGYMAGAAVDPAIRIEPAWKVSQVYGMPCAIYHMLPAAYYLAARFRDDFESAVLHSLNGGGQNMARTGLTGALVGAQVGLSGIPQRFIDGLEDGDALCALALRLAEQAATPPQR; this comes from the coding sequence ATGCCGGACAAAACGACGCAAGACCGCGCGGCGGGAGCCCTGATGGGCGCGTTCATCGGCGACGCCCTTGGTCTCGGCCCGCATTGGTACTACGACCTTGAAGCGATGCACCGCGACTACGGCGAATGGATAGACGGCTACACCGACCCCATGCCGGGCCGTTACCACGACGGCATGAAGGCGGGACAGCTGTCCCAGTCGGGATTCATCCTGAAACTGACCGCAGGGTCTCTGGTGGACCGGGGCGGCTACGACCAGGCCGATTTCTGCCGCCGGATGGACGAGGAGCTGTTCCCGCTGCTCAACGGCGAACCGGCCAACGGGCCGGGCGGGTACACCAGCCAATCCATCCGCGAGGCGTGGCGCAGGCGCGTGGAGCAGGGGCTGCCCTGGGGCGAAACCGCCGGACACGCCGACACCACCGAAGCCATAGAACGGACCCTGGCCATCGCCGTACGCTACGCCCTGGACCCGGCCGGCCTGGCCGACGCGGTCGCGCGGAACGCGGCCCTGACCCAGGGGGACGACGTGGTCCTGTCCATGACCGTGGCCTACTGCTCGGTCCTCGCCCTGCTGGTTCGGGGCAACGCGCTGGACCCGACCATCTCGGACAAGCTGATGGAGCTGGTGAAAAAGGGGGTCCTGCCCTTCCACGCCGTCACCCGCGAGGGCCTCAAGCCGCCCAGGCCGGGCGACCCGGACCCGCCGCGCGCGGGCCGCTTCGCCTCGCCCGACGCACTGCTCTCGCCCGGTTACATGGCCGGGGCCGCCGTCGATCCGGCCATCCGCATCGAACCGGCCTGGAAAGTCTCCCAGGTCTACGGCATGCCGTGCGCCATCTACCACATGCTCCCGGCGGCCTACTACCTGGCGGCGCGGTTCCGCGACGACTTCGAATCAGCGGTCCTGCACTCCCTGAACGGCGGCGGCCAGAACATGGCCCGCACCGGCCTGACCGGCGCCCTTGTCGGAGCCCAGGTGGGCCTGTCCGGCATCCCGCAGCGGTTCATCGACGGCCTGGAGGACGGGGACGCCCTGTGCGCCCTGGCCCTGAGACTGGCGGAACAGGCGGCCACCCCGCCGCAACGATAA
- the qrcD gene encoding menaquinone reductase integral membrane subunit QrcD — MDSKLFPEGVQRCSFGRFLIWTAVILGFFTWGLYAAVLVLYNGIGTTGLDNYFGFGAWITFDLAVIALGAGAFFTGLLKYILKIKQLEKIINLTVVVGFICYSGAMLVLTLDIGQPGRAWFGYWHPNVHSMLTEVIFCITCYCTVLIIEFVPLVLEQKQLNKIPFIHALAHNMHVNMALFAGIGAFLSTFHQGSLGGMYGVLIGRPFAFREGFFIWPWTFFLFVLSAVGSGPVFTVLVATFMEKLTGKKLVDFKTKALMGKIAGTMLTVYMFFKILDTWAWATGYLPSVGLTFDDMFYGWIYGKWLLWTEIVLCGVVPAIMLITPSIRNRPALLYTAAILDCIGVSLNRYIFTVQTIAFPAMPFDSWQVYYPNWVEYASSIMIVAYGFLVLTLVYRYLPLFPQERELN; from the coding sequence ATGGATAGCAAACTCTTCCCGGAAGGGGTGCAGCGGTGCTCGTTCGGCCGGTTCCTGATCTGGACCGCCGTGATCCTGGGGTTCTTCACCTGGGGTCTCTATGCCGCCGTGCTCGTCCTCTATAACGGAATCGGCACCACCGGCCTCGACAACTACTTCGGGTTCGGTGCCTGGATTACCTTCGACCTTGCGGTTATCGCCCTGGGCGCCGGCGCGTTCTTCACCGGCCTGCTCAAGTATATCCTCAAGATCAAACAACTTGAGAAGATCATCAACCTGACCGTCGTGGTCGGCTTCATCTGCTACTCCGGCGCCATGCTGGTCCTGACGCTCGACATCGGGCAGCCCGGCCGCGCATGGTTCGGCTACTGGCATCCGAACGTCCACTCCATGCTGACGGAAGTTATCTTCTGCATCACCTGCTACTGCACCGTCCTGATCATCGAGTTCGTCCCGCTGGTCCTGGAGCAGAAGCAGCTGAACAAGATACCGTTCATCCACGCCCTGGCGCACAACATGCACGTGAACATGGCTCTGTTCGCCGGTATCGGCGCGTTCCTGTCCACCTTCCACCAGGGTTCCCTGGGCGGCATGTACGGCGTCCTGATCGGTCGTCCCTTCGCCTTCCGCGAGGGCTTCTTCATCTGGCCGTGGACCTTCTTCCTGTTCGTCCTCTCCGCCGTGGGTTCCGGTCCGGTCTTCACCGTCCTGGTCGCCACCTTCATGGAGAAGCTGACCGGCAAGAAACTGGTGGACTTCAAGACCAAGGCCCTCATGGGCAAGATCGCGGGCACCATGCTCACCGTCTACATGTTCTTCAAGATCCTCGACACCTGGGCGTGGGCCACCGGCTACCTGCCCTCCGTCGGCCTGACCTTCGACGACATGTTCTACGGCTGGATCTACGGCAAGTGGCTGCTCTGGACCGAGATCGTCCTCTGCGGCGTGGTTCCGGCCATCATGCTGATCACCCCGTCCATCCGCAATCGTCCGGCCCTGCTGTACACTGCGGCCATCCTGGACTGCATCGGCGTGTCCCTGAATCGGTACATCTTCACCGTCCAGACCATCGCCTTCCCGGCCATGCCGTTCGACTCCTGGCAGGTTTACTACCCGAACTGGGTTGAGTACGCCTCCTCGATCATGATCGTGGCCTACGGCTTCCTGGTCCTGACTCTGGTGTACCGCTACCTGCCGCTGTTCCCGCAGGAACGCGAATTGAACTAG
- the qrcB gene encoding menaquinone reductase molybdopterin-binding-like subunit QrcB, producing MSVARRAFIQMSVGATVGILFTPTVWKALDDVSIWTQNWPWIPKLKYGAAGAVPTVSKMCESGCAVKVRTVAGEAFGTMGNADNPISGGGICPLCANGVQVMNSPTRIKAPMLDGEEISWEKAQEVVAEKLAAAGSKVAVISGDQTGTVNEVFSALLNSAGSDAFYVMPCDMQAADKAWTGLMGSQGQVGYDLEGADVVLLAGADALESWGPTVANLKAFAANESGKFIFAGPMQTKTASVTSKWVPVPAEGMAAFLLGVTYYVLQAGNMAGTADFYDYKAMVMNDYSPAKVEAATGVKADQMADIAKQLLAASSPVVVPGGSVAAHAAAFALNVLLGGAMKVVPEFEKAIPSAMSRSEMLKADILEGVDTDLLFVYEANPAYALPEKVKAGFTVAFDMVNTETTASANLVLPTLHPYERFDDLATPYGLPAATYSMGAPVSKPTVNAGCAATFVLGLADLGFETFEEVLGAKAEAIGADVEALQGGEAFVVDGGTPVPLSLAPNVVGKAAVPVKGTGAVGLAPYTLLNIGTANQATTPNAPCTISNNQLVGDYMVVQMASATAKQLGVSVGSKVKLSGGKGECEALVQIFEGVMPGVVAAPLGLGHTVGDEFSKGKGDNVYKILTVSSEAAAGASTWAGSTVNVAKI from the coding sequence ATGAGCGTAGCACGCAGAGCTTTTATTCAGATGAGTGTGGGCGCCACCGTCGGTATCCTCTTTACTCCGACGGTCTGGAAAGCCCTTGATGATGTGTCCATCTGGACCCAGAACTGGCCGTGGATCCCCAAGCTGAAGTACGGGGCGGCCGGTGCGGTTCCCACCGTGTCCAAGATGTGCGAGTCCGGCTGTGCCGTGAAGGTCCGCACCGTTGCCGGTGAAGCCTTCGGCACCATGGGCAATGCGGACAACCCGATCTCCGGCGGCGGTATCTGCCCCCTGTGCGCCAACGGCGTCCAGGTCATGAACAGCCCCACCCGGATCAAGGCCCCCATGCTGGACGGCGAGGAGATCTCCTGGGAGAAAGCCCAGGAAGTCGTCGCCGAGAAGCTGGCGGCCGCCGGTTCCAAGGTCGCCGTCATTTCCGGCGATCAGACCGGCACGGTCAACGAGGTCTTCTCCGCCCTGCTGAACAGCGCGGGCAGCGACGCCTTCTACGTCATGCCCTGCGACATGCAGGCCGCGGACAAGGCCTGGACCGGCCTGATGGGCAGCCAAGGCCAGGTCGGCTACGACCTGGAAGGGGCCGACGTGGTCCTGCTGGCGGGTGCCGACGCCCTGGAATCCTGGGGCCCGACGGTCGCCAACCTCAAGGCGTTCGCGGCCAACGAGTCCGGCAAGTTCATCTTCGCCGGTCCCATGCAGACCAAGACGGCCTCCGTCACCTCCAAGTGGGTGCCGGTTCCGGCCGAAGGCATGGCCGCCTTCCTCCTGGGCGTCACCTACTATGTGCTCCAGGCGGGCAACATGGCCGGTACCGCCGATTTCTATGATTACAAGGCTATGGTAATGAACGACTACAGCCCGGCCAAGGTCGAGGCCGCCACCGGCGTCAAGGCCGATCAGATGGCCGATATCGCCAAGCAGCTGCTGGCCGCTTCCAGCCCCGTGGTCGTTCCCGGCGGTTCGGTCGCGGCTCATGCCGCGGCGTTCGCCCTGAACGTCCTGCTGGGCGGCGCCATGAAGGTCGTGCCCGAGTTCGAAAAGGCCATCCCTTCCGCCATGAGCCGCTCCGAGATGCTCAAGGCCGATATCCTGGAAGGCGTGGACACCGACCTGCTGTTCGTCTACGAAGCCAACCCCGCCTACGCCCTCCCCGAGAAGGTCAAGGCCGGCTTCACCGTGGCGTTCGACATGGTCAACACCGAGACCACCGCTTCCGCGAACCTGGTCCTGCCGACCCTGCACCCCTACGAGCGGTTCGACGATCTGGCCACCCCCTACGGGCTGCCCGCCGCGACCTACTCCATGGGCGCTCCGGTGTCCAAGCCGACCGTCAATGCCGGTTGCGCCGCCACCTTCGTGCTCGGCCTGGCCGACCTCGGTTTCGAGACCTTCGAGGAAGTGCTCGGCGCCAAAGCCGAGGCCATCGGCGCGGATGTGGAAGCGCTGCAGGGCGGTGAGGCGTTCGTCGTTGACGGCGGAACCCCTGTGCCCCTGTCTCTGGCTCCCAACGTGGTGGGCAAGGCCGCGGTTCCCGTCAAGGGCACCGGCGCTGTGGGGCTCGCTCCCTACACCCTGCTCAACATCGGCACCGCCAACCAGGCCACCACGCCCAACGCTCCCTGCACCATCAGCAACAACCAGCTGGTCGGCGACTACATGGTCGTCCAGATGGCTTCCGCCACGGCCAAGCAGCTCGGCGTCTCCGTCGGCTCCAAGGTCAAGCTCTCCGGCGGAAAGGGCGAGTGCGAAGCCCTGGTGCAGATCTTCGAAGGCGTCATGCCCGGCGTCGTGGCCGCTCCCCTGGGGCTGGGCCACACCGTGGGCGACGAGTTCTCGAAGGGCAAGGGCGATAATGTCTACAAGATCCTCACGGTGAGCTCGGAGGCCGCTGCCGGCGCCTCCACATGGGCCGGTTCCACTGTGAACGTCGCCAAAATCTAG
- a CDS encoding CvpA family protein, translating into MNFLDIILICIILLFLIRGFFRGLVQEVLSLIAILLAFFLASRFDDVLAPYLKAYIESDVTVGALSYTLIFVATLIVVWLLTKLLKSVLELSLLGWIDRTAGGVFGLLEGVLICMVGLLFLQTFAPKSDILNESFIAPRTRHMVEALHDYVDLPQALSSAKGVLGIGAATRPAHRTCPGCRQGAAGHRGGDKAE; encoded by the coding sequence ATGAATTTTCTGGACATCATTCTCATCTGCATCATCCTCCTGTTCCTGATCCGCGGCTTTTTCCGGGGATTGGTCCAGGAAGTGCTCTCGCTGATCGCCATCCTTCTGGCCTTTTTTCTGGCATCCCGATTCGACGACGTGCTGGCCCCATACCTGAAGGCCTACATCGAGAGCGACGTCACCGTGGGAGCCCTGTCCTACACGCTGATCTTCGTCGCCACCCTGATCGTGGTCTGGCTGCTGACCAAGCTGCTCAAGTCCGTGCTGGAACTCTCTCTGCTCGGCTGGATCGACCGCACTGCGGGCGGCGTCTTCGGCCTGCTCGAAGGCGTGCTCATCTGCATGGTGGGCCTCCTCTTCCTGCAGACCTTCGCCCCCAAGTCGGACATCCTCAACGAATCCTTCATCGCGCCCCGCACCCGGCACATGGTCGAAGCGCTGCACGACTACGTGGACCTGCCCCAGGCCCTGAGCTCCGCCAAGGGCGTGCTGGGCATCGGGGCGGCGACAAGGCCCGCTCACCGGACCTGCCCCGGCTGCCGCCAGGGCGCTGCTGGGCATCGGGGCGGCGACAAGGCCGAATAG
- a CDS encoding cytochrome c3 family protein, with amino-acid sequence MEERKASKRCGGVFPFIIGFLATCVLGWAVIPGLFFEKVEQPVWFSHAVHVDGQGMDCESCHYFREDGSYAGFPTNEVCAECHAVDPEEAMEAIAEEGIDPNDYEAIMKAGIGAIEDNLASSDDKMMQAEREYVVKYLIQGKEVPWLNYQYQPDNVYFSHAAHMNLSIEELAGMKKELASVVDPSVFEGDAPEQNCNLCHLKDIQLNDEPPAFERNILSGYSKMTMKMWKCERCHALKGQPNACYTCHK; translated from the coding sequence ATGGAGGAAAGAAAAGCATCGAAACGGTGTGGAGGGGTGTTCCCCTTTATCATCGGCTTCCTGGCCACATGCGTACTGGGATGGGCTGTCATCCCCGGCTTGTTCTTCGAAAAAGTGGAACAGCCGGTCTGGTTCAGCCATGCCGTGCACGTTGATGGACAGGGAATGGATTGCGAGAGCTGTCACTATTTCCGGGAGGACGGTTCCTACGCCGGTTTCCCGACCAACGAAGTCTGCGCCGAGTGTCACGCGGTCGATCCCGAAGAGGCGATGGAAGCCATTGCCGAAGAGGGCATCGATCCGAACGACTACGAAGCCATCATGAAGGCCGGCATCGGCGCCATCGAGGACAATCTTGCTTCCTCGGACGACAAGATGATGCAGGCCGAACGCGAGTACGTGGTCAAGTACCTGATCCAGGGCAAGGAAGTTCCCTGGCTGAACTACCAGTACCAGCCGGACAACGTCTACTTCTCTCATGCCGCGCACATGAACCTCTCCATTGAGGAACTCGCCGGGATGAAGAAGGAGCTGGCCAGCGTGGTCGATCCCTCGGTTTTCGAGGGTGACGCCCCCGAGCAGAATTGCAACCTGTGCCATCTCAAGGACATCCAACTGAATGACGAGCCGCCGGCCTTCGAGCGCAACATCCTGTCCGGCTACAGCAAGATGACCATGAAGATGTGGAAGTGCGAACGGTGCCACGCCCTCAAGGGCCAGCCCAACGCCTGCTACACCTGTCATAAGTAA